One window from the genome of Xiphophorus hellerii strain 12219 chromosome 16, Xiphophorus_hellerii-4.1, whole genome shotgun sequence encodes:
- the LOC116735775 gene encoding nucleoside diphosphate kinase B-like: protein MERTFIAVKPDGVQRGLCGEIIKRFETRGFKLVAAKFVQASEDHMKKHYLDLKDMPFYAGLCKYMSSGPVFAMVWEGQSIVKLARMMLGETNPADSKPGSIRGDLCINIGRNIIHGSDTLENAKLEVDLWFKAEEFVNWTPCSQAFLYE from the exons ATGGAGCGTACCTTCATCGCTGTGAAGCCTGACGGCGTCCAGAGAGGACTGTGTGGTGAGATCATCAAGCGCTTCGAGACAAGAGGCTTCAAGCTGGTCGCTGCCAAATTCGTCCAG GCCTCTGAGGACCACATGAAGAAGCACTACCTGGACCTGAAGGACATGCCTTTCTACGCTGGACTGTGCAAATACATGTCCTCTGGACCAGTCTTCGCCATG GTTTGGGAAGGTCAGAGCATTGTGAAGCTGGCCAGGATGATGCTGGGTGAGACCAACCCCGCTGACTCCAAGCCCGGCAGCATCCGTGGAGACCTGTGCATCAACATCGGCAG GAACATCATCCACGGCAGCGACACCCTGGAAAACGCCAAGTTGGAGGTCGATCTTTGGTTCAAGGCAGAGGAGTTCGTCAACTGGACCCCCTGCTCTCAGGCCTTCCTGTACGAGTAA
- the LOC116735805 gene encoding MBT domain-containing protein 1-like isoform X2 has protein sequence METPRDPMERPSRKRQDSFGMLDSLEEDRSSCSSDSSAGSAASSPEDSEDEDFGVGGVGHQLTTSSSSSSSLMLIKTNGQVYTYPDGKAGMATCEMCGMIGVRDAFYSKTKRFCSVSCSRSFSSNSKKASILARLQPPTKKAKVLQKQPLMTKLAAYAQHQSSQQGGARKSVSVDVFDWGRYLGDGEVTGAPVSSFKHVLMGKSWGSVGEGVRVEVPNTDSGLPMKVYWIASIIKLAGFKALLRYEGFDSDSTRDFWLNLCVPDIHPVGWCAAGGKPLVPPQTILHRFTNWKTFLIKRLTGSKTLPPDFSSKVQESMQFPFKKQMRVEVVDKTHLCRTRVALVEQVIGGRLRLIYEECDDGTDDFWCHMYSPLIHSIGWSRSIGHRFKRSDGMRKLDGQMDAPGQLFAKVKEVDQTGLWFQDGMKLEAIDPLNLSAICVATVRKVLADGYLMIGIDGSEAADGSDWFCYHSTSPSIFPAGFCEINNIELTPPRGYAGLPFRWFEYLKESKSVAAPVNLFNKEVPNHGFRPGMKLEAVDLMEPRLVCVATVTRIVHRLLRIHFDGWEDEYDQWVDCESPDLYPVGWCQLTGYQLQPPAVTAGSRDLQSAGSKQRRKSQQYRGQKKKRKLPVAKRPVSLSGSMVTGVPRNLSGDENETPPDYPSPPPPASAAQPPSADPDAEGGAGLQMEIHNNTGGTNSSFQRAASETNGSSRDFLANKDQ, from the exons ATGGAGACCCCCAGAGACCCG ATGGAGCGTCCGTCCAGGAAGCGGCAGGACTCCTTTGGGATGCTGGACAGCCTGGAGGAGGAccgcagcagctgcagctcagactcCAGCGCCGGCAGCGCCGCCTCCAGCCCAGAGGACAGCGAGGACGAAGACTTCGGCGTGGGTGGGGTCGGCCATCAACTGACcacctcttcatcctcctcctcctccctgatGCTCATTAAGACCAACGGACAGGTGTACACCTACCCCGACGGCAAGGCAGGCATGG CCACCTGTGAGATGTGCGGGATGATCGGGGTCCGGGACGCTTTCTACAGTAAAACCAAGCGTTTCTGCAGTGTCTCCTGCTCTAGGAGCTTCTCCTCCAACTCCAAGAAGGCCAGCATCCTGGCCAGGCTGCAG CCGCCCACCAAGAAGGCCAAAGTTCTGCAGAAACAGCCTCTGATGACCAAACTGGCTGCGTACGCCCAGCACCAGTCCAGCCAGCAGGGCGGCGCCAGAAAGAGCG TCTCTGTGGATGTGTTTGACTGGGGGCGTTACCTTGGAGACGGAGAAGTGACGGGAGCGCCGGTCAGCTCCTTCAAACAC GTTCTGATGGGGAAGTCGTGGGGCAGCGTCGGTGAAGGAGTCCGGGTCGAGGTCCCGAACACCGACAGCGGTCTGCCCATGAAGGTTTACTGGATCGCCAGCATCATCAAGCTAGCCG GATTTAAGGCCCTGCTGCGCTATGAGGGCTTCGACAGCGACTCCACCAGGGACTTCTGGCTGAATCTATGCGTGCCGGACATCCACCCGGTGGGCTGGTGCGCGGCCGGAGGGAAACCTCTGGTTCCTCCTCAGA ccaTCCTGCACAGGTTCACCAACTGGAAGACCTTCCTCATTAAGAGACTGACCGGGTCCAAAACTCTGCCGCCGGACTTCTCATCGAAG gtgCAGGAGAGCATGCAGTTCCCCTTCAAGAAGCAGATGAGGGTGGAGGTGGTGGATAAGACCCACCTGTGTCGGACTCGGGTGGCTCTGGTGGAGCAG GTGATCGGCGGGCGGCTGCGCCTCATCTACGAGGAATGCGACGACGGGACGGACGACTTCTGGTGCCACATGTACAGCCCGCTGATCCACAGCATCGGCTGGTCCCGCTCCATCGGACACCGCTTCAAACGATCAG acgGGATGAGGAAGCTGGACGGACAGATGGACGCTCCTGGACAGCTGTTTGCCAAG GTGAAGGAGGTGGATCAGACCGGACTCTGGTTCCAGGACGGGATGAAGCTGGAGGCCATCGACCCGCTGAACCTGTCTGCCATCTGCGTGGCCACagtgaggaag GTTCTGGCAGACGGATACCTAATGATCGGCATCGACGGCTCGGAAGCAGCCGATGGCTCCGACTGGTTCTGTTATCACTCCACGTCTCCGTCCATCTTCCCCGCTGGATTCTGTGAGATCAATAACATCGAGCTGACGCCCCCCAGAG GCTACGCCGGTCTTCCCTTCAGGTGGTTCGAGTATCTGAAGGAGAGCAAGTCAGTGGCCGCTCCGGTCAACCTCTTCAACAAG GAAGTCCCGAACCACGGTTTCCGTCCTGGGATGAAGCTGGAGGCCGTGGACCTCATGGAGCCGCGGCTCGTCTGCGTCGCCACGGTGACCAGGATCGTCCACCGGCTGCTGCGGATCCACTTTGACGGCTGGGAAGACGAGTACGACCAGTGGGTGGACTGCGAGTCCCCGGACCTGTACCCGGTGGGCTGGTGCCAGCTGACCGGGTACCAGCTACAGCCGCCGGCCGTTACCGCGG GGTCCAGAGATCTGCAGTCTGCCGGATCCAAACAGAGGAGGAAGTCCCAGCAGTACCGAGGACAGAAGAAAA AGAGGAAGTTACCCGTTGCTAAGCGCCCCGTCAGCCTCTCCGGCTCCATGGTAACAGGAGTTCCCAGGAACCTATCAGGAGACGAGAACGAGACGCCGCCTGACTACCCGTCGCCGCCCCCTCCGGCCTCGGCCGCCCAGCCGCCGTCCGCCGACCCCGACGCGGAGGGCGGGGCAG GTCTGCAGATGGAGATCCACAACAACACAGGAGGAACGAATTCCTCATTCCAGCGAGCGGCGTCGGAAACCAACGGGTCGTCCCGAGATTTCCTGGCCAAcaaagatcagtaa
- the LOC116735805 gene encoding MBT domain-containing protein 1-like isoform X3 — MCGMIGVRDAFYSKTKRFCSVSCSRSFSSNSKKASILARLQGKPPTKKAKVLQKQPLMTKLAAYAQHQSSQQGGARKSVSVDVFDWGRYLGDGEVTGAPVSSFKHVLMGKSWGSVGEGVRVEVPNTDSGLPMKVYWIASIIKLAGFKALLRYEGFDSDSTRDFWLNLCVPDIHPVGWCAAGGKPLVPPQTILHRFTNWKTFLIKRLTGSKTLPPDFSSKVQESMQFPFKKQMRVEVVDKTHLCRTRVALVEQVIGGRLRLIYEECDDGTDDFWCHMYSPLIHSIGWSRSIGHRFKRSDGMRKLDGQMDAPGQLFAKVKEVDQTGLWFQDGMKLEAIDPLNLSAICVATVRKVLADGYLMIGIDGSEAADGSDWFCYHSTSPSIFPAGFCEINNIELTPPRGYAGLPFRWFEYLKESKSVAAPVNLFNKEVPNHGFRPGMKLEAVDLMEPRLVCVATVTRIVHRLLRIHFDGWEDEYDQWVDCESPDLYPVGWCQLTGYQLQPPAVTAGSRDLQSAGSKQRRKSQQYRGQKKKRKLPVAKRPVSLSGSMVTGVPRNLSGDENETPPDYPSPPPPASAAQPPSADPDAEGGAGLQMEIHNNTGGTNSSFQRAASETNGSSRDFLANKDQ, encoded by the exons ATGTGCGGGATGATCGGGGTCCGGGACGCTTTCTACAGTAAAACCAAGCGTTTCTGCAGTGTCTCCTGCTCTAGGAGCTTCTCCTCCAACTCCAAGAAGGCCAGCATCCTGGCCAGGCTGCAG GGGAAGCCGCCCACCAAGAAGGCCAAAGTTCTGCAGAAACAGCCTCTGATGACCAAACTGGCTGCGTACGCCCAGCACCAGTCCAGCCAGCAGGGCGGCGCCAGAAAGAGCG TCTCTGTGGATGTGTTTGACTGGGGGCGTTACCTTGGAGACGGAGAAGTGACGGGAGCGCCGGTCAGCTCCTTCAAACAC GTTCTGATGGGGAAGTCGTGGGGCAGCGTCGGTGAAGGAGTCCGGGTCGAGGTCCCGAACACCGACAGCGGTCTGCCCATGAAGGTTTACTGGATCGCCAGCATCATCAAGCTAGCCG GATTTAAGGCCCTGCTGCGCTATGAGGGCTTCGACAGCGACTCCACCAGGGACTTCTGGCTGAATCTATGCGTGCCGGACATCCACCCGGTGGGCTGGTGCGCGGCCGGAGGGAAACCTCTGGTTCCTCCTCAGA ccaTCCTGCACAGGTTCACCAACTGGAAGACCTTCCTCATTAAGAGACTGACCGGGTCCAAAACTCTGCCGCCGGACTTCTCATCGAAG gtgCAGGAGAGCATGCAGTTCCCCTTCAAGAAGCAGATGAGGGTGGAGGTGGTGGATAAGACCCACCTGTGTCGGACTCGGGTGGCTCTGGTGGAGCAG GTGATCGGCGGGCGGCTGCGCCTCATCTACGAGGAATGCGACGACGGGACGGACGACTTCTGGTGCCACATGTACAGCCCGCTGATCCACAGCATCGGCTGGTCCCGCTCCATCGGACACCGCTTCAAACGATCAG acgGGATGAGGAAGCTGGACGGACAGATGGACGCTCCTGGACAGCTGTTTGCCAAG GTGAAGGAGGTGGATCAGACCGGACTCTGGTTCCAGGACGGGATGAAGCTGGAGGCCATCGACCCGCTGAACCTGTCTGCCATCTGCGTGGCCACagtgaggaag GTTCTGGCAGACGGATACCTAATGATCGGCATCGACGGCTCGGAAGCAGCCGATGGCTCCGACTGGTTCTGTTATCACTCCACGTCTCCGTCCATCTTCCCCGCTGGATTCTGTGAGATCAATAACATCGAGCTGACGCCCCCCAGAG GCTACGCCGGTCTTCCCTTCAGGTGGTTCGAGTATCTGAAGGAGAGCAAGTCAGTGGCCGCTCCGGTCAACCTCTTCAACAAG GAAGTCCCGAACCACGGTTTCCGTCCTGGGATGAAGCTGGAGGCCGTGGACCTCATGGAGCCGCGGCTCGTCTGCGTCGCCACGGTGACCAGGATCGTCCACCGGCTGCTGCGGATCCACTTTGACGGCTGGGAAGACGAGTACGACCAGTGGGTGGACTGCGAGTCCCCGGACCTGTACCCGGTGGGCTGGTGCCAGCTGACCGGGTACCAGCTACAGCCGCCGGCCGTTACCGCGG GGTCCAGAGATCTGCAGTCTGCCGGATCCAAACAGAGGAGGAAGTCCCAGCAGTACCGAGGACAGAAGAAAA AGAGGAAGTTACCCGTTGCTAAGCGCCCCGTCAGCCTCTCCGGCTCCATGGTAACAGGAGTTCCCAGGAACCTATCAGGAGACGAGAACGAGACGCCGCCTGACTACCCGTCGCCGCCCCCTCCGGCCTCGGCCGCCCAGCCGCCGTCCGCCGACCCCGACGCGGAGGGCGGGGCAG GTCTGCAGATGGAGATCCACAACAACACAGGAGGAACGAATTCCTCATTCCAGCGAGCGGCGTCGGAAACCAACGGGTCGTCCCGAGATTTCCTGGCCAAcaaagatcagtaa
- the LOC116735805 gene encoding MBT domain-containing protein 1-like isoform X1 gives METPRDPMERPSRKRQDSFGMLDSLEEDRSSCSSDSSAGSAASSPEDSEDEDFGVGGVGHQLTTSSSSSSSLMLIKTNGQVYTYPDGKAGMATCEMCGMIGVRDAFYSKTKRFCSVSCSRSFSSNSKKASILARLQGKPPTKKAKVLQKQPLMTKLAAYAQHQSSQQGGARKSVSVDVFDWGRYLGDGEVTGAPVSSFKHVLMGKSWGSVGEGVRVEVPNTDSGLPMKVYWIASIIKLAGFKALLRYEGFDSDSTRDFWLNLCVPDIHPVGWCAAGGKPLVPPQTILHRFTNWKTFLIKRLTGSKTLPPDFSSKVQESMQFPFKKQMRVEVVDKTHLCRTRVALVEQVIGGRLRLIYEECDDGTDDFWCHMYSPLIHSIGWSRSIGHRFKRSDGMRKLDGQMDAPGQLFAKVKEVDQTGLWFQDGMKLEAIDPLNLSAICVATVRKVLADGYLMIGIDGSEAADGSDWFCYHSTSPSIFPAGFCEINNIELTPPRGYAGLPFRWFEYLKESKSVAAPVNLFNKEVPNHGFRPGMKLEAVDLMEPRLVCVATVTRIVHRLLRIHFDGWEDEYDQWVDCESPDLYPVGWCQLTGYQLQPPAVTAGSRDLQSAGSKQRRKSQQYRGQKKKRKLPVAKRPVSLSGSMVTGVPRNLSGDENETPPDYPSPPPPASAAQPPSADPDAEGGAGLQMEIHNNTGGTNSSFQRAASETNGSSRDFLANKDQ, from the exons ATGGAGACCCCCAGAGACCCG ATGGAGCGTCCGTCCAGGAAGCGGCAGGACTCCTTTGGGATGCTGGACAGCCTGGAGGAGGAccgcagcagctgcagctcagactcCAGCGCCGGCAGCGCCGCCTCCAGCCCAGAGGACAGCGAGGACGAAGACTTCGGCGTGGGTGGGGTCGGCCATCAACTGACcacctcttcatcctcctcctcctccctgatGCTCATTAAGACCAACGGACAGGTGTACACCTACCCCGACGGCAAGGCAGGCATGG CCACCTGTGAGATGTGCGGGATGATCGGGGTCCGGGACGCTTTCTACAGTAAAACCAAGCGTTTCTGCAGTGTCTCCTGCTCTAGGAGCTTCTCCTCCAACTCCAAGAAGGCCAGCATCCTGGCCAGGCTGCAG GGGAAGCCGCCCACCAAGAAGGCCAAAGTTCTGCAGAAACAGCCTCTGATGACCAAACTGGCTGCGTACGCCCAGCACCAGTCCAGCCAGCAGGGCGGCGCCAGAAAGAGCG TCTCTGTGGATGTGTTTGACTGGGGGCGTTACCTTGGAGACGGAGAAGTGACGGGAGCGCCGGTCAGCTCCTTCAAACAC GTTCTGATGGGGAAGTCGTGGGGCAGCGTCGGTGAAGGAGTCCGGGTCGAGGTCCCGAACACCGACAGCGGTCTGCCCATGAAGGTTTACTGGATCGCCAGCATCATCAAGCTAGCCG GATTTAAGGCCCTGCTGCGCTATGAGGGCTTCGACAGCGACTCCACCAGGGACTTCTGGCTGAATCTATGCGTGCCGGACATCCACCCGGTGGGCTGGTGCGCGGCCGGAGGGAAACCTCTGGTTCCTCCTCAGA ccaTCCTGCACAGGTTCACCAACTGGAAGACCTTCCTCATTAAGAGACTGACCGGGTCCAAAACTCTGCCGCCGGACTTCTCATCGAAG gtgCAGGAGAGCATGCAGTTCCCCTTCAAGAAGCAGATGAGGGTGGAGGTGGTGGATAAGACCCACCTGTGTCGGACTCGGGTGGCTCTGGTGGAGCAG GTGATCGGCGGGCGGCTGCGCCTCATCTACGAGGAATGCGACGACGGGACGGACGACTTCTGGTGCCACATGTACAGCCCGCTGATCCACAGCATCGGCTGGTCCCGCTCCATCGGACACCGCTTCAAACGATCAG acgGGATGAGGAAGCTGGACGGACAGATGGACGCTCCTGGACAGCTGTTTGCCAAG GTGAAGGAGGTGGATCAGACCGGACTCTGGTTCCAGGACGGGATGAAGCTGGAGGCCATCGACCCGCTGAACCTGTCTGCCATCTGCGTGGCCACagtgaggaag GTTCTGGCAGACGGATACCTAATGATCGGCATCGACGGCTCGGAAGCAGCCGATGGCTCCGACTGGTTCTGTTATCACTCCACGTCTCCGTCCATCTTCCCCGCTGGATTCTGTGAGATCAATAACATCGAGCTGACGCCCCCCAGAG GCTACGCCGGTCTTCCCTTCAGGTGGTTCGAGTATCTGAAGGAGAGCAAGTCAGTGGCCGCTCCGGTCAACCTCTTCAACAAG GAAGTCCCGAACCACGGTTTCCGTCCTGGGATGAAGCTGGAGGCCGTGGACCTCATGGAGCCGCGGCTCGTCTGCGTCGCCACGGTGACCAGGATCGTCCACCGGCTGCTGCGGATCCACTTTGACGGCTGGGAAGACGAGTACGACCAGTGGGTGGACTGCGAGTCCCCGGACCTGTACCCGGTGGGCTGGTGCCAGCTGACCGGGTACCAGCTACAGCCGCCGGCCGTTACCGCGG GGTCCAGAGATCTGCAGTCTGCCGGATCCAAACAGAGGAGGAAGTCCCAGCAGTACCGAGGACAGAAGAAAA AGAGGAAGTTACCCGTTGCTAAGCGCCCCGTCAGCCTCTCCGGCTCCATGGTAACAGGAGTTCCCAGGAACCTATCAGGAGACGAGAACGAGACGCCGCCTGACTACCCGTCGCCGCCCCCTCCGGCCTCGGCCGCCCAGCCGCCGTCCGCCGACCCCGACGCGGAGGGCGGGGCAG GTCTGCAGATGGAGATCCACAACAACACAGGAGGAACGAATTCCTCATTCCAGCGAGCGGCGTCGGAAACCAACGGGTCGTCCCGAGATTTCCTGGCCAAcaaagatcagtaa